ACTCTGCGGTGAAGTCGATGTTGAAGCGTTTGCGACGGGATCTGCAGGTGTTGCAGCACCGTCAGCGTCGAATGAGAAGCTGGAAGAGCTAGAGTCTGAGGTTGCAAGTCTAAGAGCTGAAGTAGCCGAGTTGAAAGCTCTGGTTGAATCTCTGCTTTAAATGTCTGAATCTGAGAACAAGGCGGGTTGGGTCGTGTACCTGATCCGCAATCGTCATAACGCTTTATATTGTGGTGTCACCAATAATCTACAACGCCGCTTTGAGCAGCACCAAACTGGTAAAGGTGCCAAAGCCCTAAAAGGCAAGGGGCCGCTGAAGTTAGTTTGGAGTATGGAGACCCAGTCGAAAAGTGAGGCTCTGAAAACCGAATACGCGATCAAACAATTACCTAAGTTACGTAAAGAAAAGTTAGTATCACTCAAACTTATCATTGAGTGGCAGGACGACAAGATTCAATATATCGAAGTCTCATAATTCATACCTAAAATGGTTATTACTGATAAAATCGTAACAAATAAAAATTCCGAGATTGTTTTTTATTAAATCTTTGATTTTAAATTGAAATGTATAAAATTCGGAAGGCGTGTTTAGCCACGTGACACTAAAGTTTTTCCGTTACCGCTCTCATTTGATATATCACTCATTTAGAATGTCGTTCTAATTAGCTTTAGCCGCTATCATTTATCCTCGTTGTCCTACATAATATCTTTCAGCCATTCAAAGAGATGGTGTCATGCTAGGTTAAAAAATGAGCCAAAGTAGCTCATATAAAACGAGAAA
The window above is part of the Vibrio chagasii genome. Proteins encoded here:
- a CDS encoding GIY-YIG nuclease family protein, with protein sequence MSESENKAGWVVYLIRNRHNALYCGVTNNLQRRFEQHQTGKGAKALKGKGPLKLVWSMETQSKSEALKTEYAIKQLPKLRKEKLVSLKLIIEWQDDKIQYIEVS